A region from the Engystomops pustulosus unplaced genomic scaffold, aEngPut4.maternal MAT_SCAFFOLD_305, whole genome shotgun sequence genome encodes:
- the LOC140110545 gene encoding uncharacterized protein: MQVSWGLAIMKLALKVLYQQPSLLDEIPETDRQTFRDLLDLLRENESPTNTDPGAGITIVYTGLHGSHPENPTYTDVDEHVVSVDFLDLKITKSNGGLTTDLFRKKTSTNSLLHHNSFHPQHLRTGIPVGQIIRVKRNCSLQSDFRRNARELTERFLNRGYPKKTISKAYIRARDTERDDLLTQKRKTAEFRLGVVTTYNNQWSNIRTILSKNWNILRAEPRVRSLISERPTLIARRAKNLKDNLSNSHFVRPTRSLGRGTKLTGSYPCGNCSVCPLMLATQKFTHPISSQTFTL, encoded by the exons atgCAAGTAAGCTGGGGCTTGGCTATTATGAAG CTAGCATTGAAGGTACTCTACCAGCAACCTTCCCTCTTGGATGAAATACCAGAAACTGACCGCCAGACCTTCCGGGATTTATTGGACCTCCTACGAGAAAACGAGTCACCTACAAATACAG ACCCTGGTGCTGGCATTACCATCGTATATACGGGACTCCACGgatctcatccagaaaatccaacATACACAGACGTCGATGAGCACGTG GTATCAGTCGATTTCTTGGACCTAAAGATTACTAAGAGCAATGGAGGATTGACAACAGATCTGTTCCGGAAGAAGACCTCGACAAACAGTCTGCTCCACCACAATAGTTTTCATCCACAGCACTTGAGAACCGGCATACCTGTGGGACAGATTATACGTGTCAAAAGAAACTGCTCTCTACAAAGTGATTTCCGAAGAAATGCACGAGAATTGACAGAAAGATTCCTCAATAGGGGCTACCCGAAGAAAACTATCTCCAAAGCTTATATTCGCGCCCGAGACACTGAAAGGGATGATCTATTGACTCAAAAAAGGAAAACAGCAGAGTTTCGCTTAGGGGTGGTCACAACCTACAACAATCAGTGGTCTAACATTCGGACGATATTGTCCAAAAATTGGAACATCCTTCGAGCCGAACCTCGCGTACGATCTTTAATTTCAGAGAGACCGACACTTATAGCCAGACGAGCAAAAAATCTCAAGGACAATCTGTCCAACAGTCACTTTGTTCGACCAACCCGGTCCTTGGGACGAGGTACTAAGCTCACTGGTTCTTACCCTTGTGGAAACTGCTCGGTTTGCCCTTTGATGTTGGCTACTCAAAAATTCACACACCCTATCTCTTCACAGACCTTTACCTTATAG